The stretch of DNA TATAAAGCGTGTCATTTCTTCAGGGTTAAGCATATCGATCCAGAGCTTCCCCATGAGTTTGGCCATAGGGGATCGCTCGAAATGCCTGTCCTTTATCTTGGAAATCAGGGAAATGCCTTTCTCAGTTATGCTGTACATCACTCTGCCGTTCTCTTCCTGCTTCTCAATGAACCCCCGATGCTCCAACCGCTTCAGCGCAGGGTAAATAGATCCCGGGCTCGGTTTCCAGGTCCCATCAGTCCTTTCTGATATGAGATTCGCAATCTGGTTGCCATACACCGGTCCATCTCTGGCCATGGTCAGTATTATGAAGAAGATCGTACCCCTATTCCACCTGCTTTCGCCACGTTCCATGCTAACTTATTCCGTAAGTTAAAATCTATATATAACGATATCGATATCGATAACAACAAAGGAAACTATAGTATAAGCGTCGTCGTTGTTATTCTGTTTGAAAAGTTGGCGTCATCTAAAAGCCGTGAAACAAGGCAATAAATGCCCTGCAGGCTCCCATTTTGGAATTGGGTACTTTTCCGTTTTTCCTGGCGCTGGCTGCTCTTATCTGGTCGCGAAGACAAAAATAAATAAATTTCAGAACGATCTCGAAATATTAACGTCCTTTACCAGTACGTACGGCATCATTGAAGGCTGGATTTCTTCCCACCATTTGGTATTTTTCATCTCCTTTGACATTTCCACCACATTTTTCAAGACATTTGTTACCGAGTCGCTTATACGTATCCCACTGACGCTTCCGGCGATCTCACCATTTTTTATCCTGAAAACTCCGTCCCTCGGAACGGTAGAAAAGATGCCGTTCCTGTAATCCTGGAACCTCGTGTACCACGCATTGTTGATGAACAGGCCATCCTTGATCTCGGAAAGGATATCACGAAAGCTCCTGTTCCCCGGTTCTATGCGCATCTGCCAGGCACCCGGCGAGATGATGCCGGCATTACCCGTAGACTCTGTTCCGGACTTCTTACCGGTGGAATATGACTGCATGTACCTTTTCAGGATTCCATTCTCAATGAAGACGTTCTTTCTTGTTGGAGTGCCTTCTTCATCAAAAGGCCTGTAGCCGACCCCTGACATGTCAAGAGGATCATCGACCAGGTTGAGAGATTCGCTTGAAACCTTGTACCCAATCTTCCCGGCAAAACAGGACATTCCAGAGTCTACGGAGTAATAGGAAAGGAACTCTGAACTGCTGGAGATTATGTTGCCAATCAGGTAGGGAGACATCAGTATAGTGAATTTACCCTCTTCACCGGTGGACAGGTTATTCCCAGAAACTGCCATTTCTCCTGCTGCCCTTCCTACGGATTCTGCATCGATGCTGCCCGGCCTGAATGATGGTCCGTAATGCACGCTTTCCTGTCCGGATGTCTCTCCGGAAAATGACCTTATCACAAGCTCAGTACCCCCGCCGGTATACTGCGCCTCGTTGTAGCTTGTTTTCAGTATGTGGGTATACCTGACAAGATACGCAAGGCCAGCAGACCTCTTGCTTCCAGCTTCGAGTGACCCGTTGATTGCGCTCTCGCAAAGTCCCTGTATGTCAGTATCCACAATGCTTCCCGATTCAACATGACCATATGTCTCTTTCTTAGGGTTAATTCCAAAAAAAGAAGGGTTCTCAGGGATCTTTTCTATCATGTTTCTGAGCTCGTCCAGCCTGCTTTCTATCTCAGCATCGCTTTTCAGGGTGATCTCAGCTATTCTTTTTCCCCGAGCTGCAAAGACAGAATACTCATTTTCGTACCACTGGTTGAGGAGATCCTTGGAATTCTGTGAGAAACGCAACTGTTCCACATCACTGGAAACTCCATTGATCACTATCTCGTCCATGCCCATTCTAGATAATTTATCGTAAATCCTGTCTACTGTTTCCAAGATATCACCCTATTTGAGGTACATATTCCTGAGCCTTGCATGTGGTCCGCCCATCCACACATCGACGCCTTGCATGGGTTCTCCTTTTCCGCAATTCCCTGCGAAGAAATCAAGATCCTTCGCCACCGCATCTATGGAGCTGTAAAATTTAACAGTATTGGTCTCCAGCGTTGGTCTCCTTATCCTTCCTCTGACTTCACCATTCTCTATGAGATAGGATTCCTTTCCCACATATTTCTCGTTGAATCTGATATCATCTATGTTCCATTCGGTGAAGGACTTCATGTATACTCCTGACCTGATTTCCTCGAAGAGTTCTTCCAGTTCATACTCCCCCGGTTCGATGTACGTAGTGCTCATCCTCGCAAGTGGTTCCATGTTCCATGATGAGCTTCTCCCGCCACCATTGGGTTCAACACCCAGCATCGCGGCGCTCTCTCTGTTCAGGATAAATTCGTCGGTGAAGCCTTTCCTGTAGAGATAGCGTTTCCTTGCCTTGACCCCCTCATCGTCATACTTGTAATGGCCGTAACTCATGTTGAAAGTGGGGTCGTCTATCACGCTTACCGCCTCGGACCCAATCCTGTAAGGGAACTGCTTTCCCGTGAGGAAAGATTCTCCTGCGAGTGCGCCCTCCCTTCCGATGATCCTGTCGTATTCGGTCGGGTGCCCGCAGGATTCGTGTGCCACTATCCCCGAAATTTCTGGTCCAATGACCAGATCGTAGGTGCCAGGTTTCAGTGCTGGGGCGGAAAGATTTTCTTTCATTGCCTTGACCTCAGACCTCAGGCGTTCCTCAAGATCAAGGGAATCCAGATATTCATAGCCAGACGAAGCTCCGAACTGACCAGTTGATTGCTCGAATTGAGACCCATCAAAGACGCCGAATACATAATAGTAGGACACCCTCGAAATCTCAGCATCTATGGAGCATCCGTCGGAGTTTCGGTAGGACTGTACCACTTTCTTGTCCCCGACGTAATTCATCCTCACTGCCACACCAAGACTTTCGAGGAGCTTGTCACTTCTCCTAGCGATCTCAATCCTCTCTTCAACGGATATGTCCTCTATTTTTTTCTTCTGATCCACTTTCCAGGAATCTTTCACGGGATCCGTTTCGCTTATCCTGTTCTTTCCGATCCTTTTGGTCGCAGGCAGCAGCAGATCGATTTTCTCCCTCACGGTTTGCCAGTCCTCTGAATCCGTGTATACAAACCCCATGGAGTTGTTCACCAGTCTGATAGCGTACCCGGATGTAGATGAAGACTCCATACCTTCGAATTCTCCATTTCTGTACGCAACGCCCTTTGAATTTATGGCCATGAATCTGGCGTCAGAGAACCTCGATATCCCAGACGCATAGTCCACGATCCGATCAATGAGTTCTCCCGGCATTTACCTCTCCTTGTCTTTCTTTATTCTGATCTCATAACTGTCAAATATCCCAGAAAGGCACTTTCCAAAGTTCCAGTCGGACCCATTCTGGTTCATAGAGAGTCTCCCAGACATCAGGCGCGTCCTGATAGAGTATTTTGTCCCGCCAGATTCCTTGTATTTGATCACGTGGATGTTCAGTTTTCCCATATTATGGCCGGTAATCTTGGAGAATTTTTCTATAAACTTGCTCGCGATGAAATACGTTGTGTCATAGAGATCATCATCATCCGGAGTCAGACCACTCACTTCGATGAGCACACCCTCCTTTTCCTCTCCCGGCGAGATGAGGTCCAAGACATCCGAAACATCAACGACACCGACGACGCGCTGGTCGTCCGATACGACGGGAACAAGGTGAATATTGTGTTTTGTCATCAGGTCTATTGTTGTCTTCACTGGTTCAAATAGTTTTACAGAGACGGGGGCATCGCTTATGGATCCCACGCTAACCTTGACTTTGTCGCTCTGACCTGAGTACTCCCCGTAGCGAACACGATCCTTTCCCTGTCTGGTGGCTGATACTATGCTGTCCATTCTTAAGATTCCTGACAGCCTGCCGCCTCCATCTACCACTGGGATTTCGGATTCTCCAAGGTCACGCATATGATCTGCAGCAACATCAGTGGTGTCATCTGTCCTTGCCACGAGGGGATTATCGGACATTATGTGTGAATTCCTTGCTTCAGTCAGGTCAGCAACTTCGCCTATTCTTTTCAGTATGTCGAGCCTTGACACTATACCTACAAGTCTCTTCTTATCGATAACAGGCAGGGCATTTACTCCTGAGTCACGGAGCACACGAACAGCCTCCATTATGTCCATATCGGGAGTACCTGTAGGAGTATTTATTATGAAATTTTCTACTTTTGACATCAGCTGGAGGCTCCTTCTCCGGAGGATTTCGGACGAACTTATAACACCAAGATACTCATTTCCGGAAACCACA from Thermoplasmataceae archaeon encodes:
- a CDS encoding PadR family transcriptional regulator yields the protein MERGESRWNRGTIFFIILTMARDGPVYGNQIANLISERTDGTWKPSPGSIYPALKRLEHRGFIEKQEENGRVMYSITEKGISLISKIKDRHFERSPMAKLMGKLWIDMLNPEEMTRFIISSAKHMNAYLDTNLKNISENIGNLKEYEVFLMSYELELERALKILKDARKELTENQEAKQ
- a CDS encoding TldD/PmbA family protein encodes the protein METVDRIYDKLSRMGMDEIVINGVSSDVEQLRFSQNSKDLLNQWYENEYSVFAARGKRIAEITLKSDAEIESRLDELRNMIEKIPENPSFFGINPKKETYGHVESGSIVDTDIQGLCESAINGSLEAGSKRSAGLAYLVRYTHILKTSYNEAQYTGGGTELVIRSFSGETSGQESVHYGPSFRPGSIDAESVGRAAGEMAVSGNNLSTGEEGKFTILMSPYLIGNIISSSSEFLSYYSVDSGMSCFAGKIGYKVSSESLNLVDDPLDMSGVGYRPFDEEGTPTRKNVFIENGILKRYMQSYSTGKKSGTESTGNAGIISPGAWQMRIEPGNRSFRDILSEIKDGLFINNAWYTRFQDYRNGIFSTVPRDGVFRIKNGEIAGSVSGIRISDSVTNVLKNVVEMSKEMKNTKWWEEIQPSMMPYVLVKDVNISRSF
- a CDS encoding TldD/PmbA family protein yields the protein MPGELIDRIVDYASGISRFSDARFMAINSKGVAYRNGEFEGMESSSTSGYAIRLVNNSMGFVYTDSEDWQTVREKIDLLLPATKRIGKNRISETDPVKDSWKVDQKKKIEDISVEERIEIARRSDKLLESLGVAVRMNYVGDKKVVQSYRNSDGCSIDAEISRVSYYYVFGVFDGSQFEQSTGQFGASSGYEYLDSLDLEERLRSEVKAMKENLSAPALKPGTYDLVIGPEISGIVAHESCGHPTEYDRIIGREGALAGESFLTGKQFPYRIGSEAVSVIDDPTFNMSYGHYKYDDEGVKARKRYLYRKGFTDEFILNRESAAMLGVEPNGGGRSSSWNMEPLARMSTTYIEPGEYELEELFEEIRSGVYMKSFTEWNIDDIRFNEKYVGKESYLIENGEVRGRIRRPTLETNTVKFYSSIDAVAKDLDFFAGNCGKGEPMQGVDVWMGGPHARLRNMYLK
- a CDS encoding CBS domain-containing protein, with protein sequence MKISEVMTKDAVVLSRDSRVAEALSKMSELRIHQIPVVSGNEYLGVISSSEILRRRSLQLMSKVENFIINTPTGTPDMDIMEAVRVLRDSGVNALPVIDKKRLVGIVSRLDILKRIGEVADLTEARNSHIMSDNPLVARTDDTTDVAADHMRDLGESEIPVVDGGGRLSGILRMDSIVSATRQGKDRVRYGEYSGQSDKVKVSVGSISDAPVSVKLFEPVKTTIDLMTKHNIHLVPVVSDDQRVVGVVDVSDVLDLISPGEEKEGVLIEVSGLTPDDDDLYDTTYFIASKFIEKFSKITGHNMGKLNIHVIKYKESGGTKYSIRTRLMSGRLSMNQNGSDWNFGKCLSGIFDSYEIRIKKDKER